The genomic interval GATACAGGGTGGCCAGCTCGTCGTACGCTCGCGCGATGTCGGCCTCATCCCGCGACGAACTGAGAATCACCACCGGGTCGTGGGTCAGTGCCGGGTGGGCCCGCATGCGCTGCAAGGTCTCATGCCCGTCCATGACGGGCATGTTCAGATCCAGGACGACGACATCCGGTTTCACGCTGTCCGGGTCCAGCAGGGTGGCGAGCACCTGCTGACCGTTCTCGCAGTACGTCACCTCGGTCGGGGCGTCCACGTGCTCGAACGCCGCTTCGGCCAGCAGGCGGTCGGGGAGATTGTCGTCCGCGAGCAGGAGACGGAGCGGGGCGGCCATACCCCACTGTGGCAGAGGCCGGCCGGACGCGCTGACGATCGTCGTCACCCCTGATCAGGGGGTCCGGATTCGCCGCACGCGGTGTGCAGCGCGGGCGCTGGGGGAGGGGTGTTCATGGGACGACGTGGACTGATGGCCGCGCCGGATGCCGCGCTGCAGGTCTCTGCGCAGCTTCGGAGTGCCCGCTTCCCGGCCGTCAGAACACGACGCCGGGCTCATGCTCCTCGGGGGTGTGATCGAACGCCAGCACGCTCACGCCCGTCTGTTCGGCCGCGTCCCACACCCGCACCTCCAGCGGCAGGTACCCGCGGTCATGGATCACCAGTTCCAGGTGAGGGATGAGAAAGTGCCCGGCGGGTTCCCAGATCCAGGGTGTGAAGCGCAGCGTGAGGCGGCTGCCATCCCCGAGGCCGAACACCACGCGTTCCTGCTCGTGCTGAGCGGGCAGGGTCTCGCGCAGCCACGCGATCTGCGTGAGGTTCGCCTCGTCGTGTGGAGTCATGCACGCAGTGTGACAGGCCCGCTCACCTGCGCGTGCCGTACCTGACCACTGGGGGTACGCTCAGGGCATGCGCGCCCTGATGCCCCTGCTGCTCCTGTCGACCGCTGCCGCGCAGGTCCCCGCCACGGTGAGCGGTATTCCGACCGTCACGGACGGGGACACCCTCGTGATCCGGGGCGTGAAGGTGCGTCTCTTCGGGATTGACGCGCCGGAATCCAGTCAGACCTGCACCCGCGCCGGGAAGGTGTACGGCTGCGGGCGGGAGGCGGCGTTCGCCCTGGCGGACCTCGTGCGGAACAAGACCGTCACCTGCACCCGCAAGGACACCGACCGCTACGGGCGCATGGTCGGCGTGTGTGCCGTCGGCGGGACGGAGATCAACCGCTGGCTGGTGCAGCAGGGTTGGGCGCTCCCCTACCTGCAGTACGGCGGCGGAATCTACAGCAGCGCGGCGGGCCAGGCGAAGAGCGCGAAACGAGGCCTGTACGCCGGCACCTTCCAGAACCCATGGGACTACCGGAAGAACCCGGGCAGTCCGCCCACGGCCGGGACCGCCCGGACGAATACCGTGCCCCCCGCCCCGGCCACGACCGGCGTCACCTACGCGAACTGCGCTGCCGTCCGCGCTGCTGGGAAGGCGCCCCTCCTGCGCGGCCAGCCGGGCTACGCGCCAAAACTCGACCGGGACAGCGACGGGGTGGCCTGCGAGTAATCGGTGGCCCACTCAATTTGCACGCCAGGCATTCCCAGGGGCACGGGCGAGTCCGCCAATTGGGAGCAGATGCCAGAGATAAGGCTTGAGGGGAAGCGCTCACTCTGACGGACGACACGATTCACGCTGAGGCGGATCGTGTTCACGCACCTCCGCATCCTCCTCACTCGAGGTGGACGGCAACCTCTCACTTCGATTCATTCGCTGCGGGCTTGCCAGATCAGCAAGCCCGCAGCGATAGGTTCAGAGTCCTACTTCACAAATCAATGTACTACCGGGATTCTTCAGTCGCTTCACCTCAACACCCCAACAACGGAGCTCAGAATTCCCGGGCGAAGAAGAGTTGACGGAGGTAGACGAAACGAGGCGTGAGGGGCGGAAGCTTATCGGCAGAGTTGAACAGCGTGTCATAC from Deinococcus sedimenti carries:
- a CDS encoding response regulator is translated as MAAPLRLLLADDNLPDRLLAEAAFEHVDAPTEVTYCENGQQVLATLLDPDSVKPDVVVLDLNMPVMDGHETLQRMRAHPALTHDPVVILSSSRDEADIARAYDELATLYLVKHQDFPTFVAQMEALTTFYGWCHFPAATGT
- a CDS encoding thermonuclease family protein encodes the protein MRALMPLLLLSTAAAQVPATVSGIPTVTDGDTLVIRGVKVRLFGIDAPESSQTCTRAGKVYGCGREAAFALADLVRNKTVTCTRKDTDRYGRMVGVCAVGGTEINRWLVQQGWALPYLQYGGGIYSSAAGQAKSAKRGLYAGTFQNPWDYRKNPGSPPTAGTARTNTVPPAPATTGVTYANCAAVRAAGKAPLLRGQPGYAPKLDRDSDGVACE